The genomic window gctcagagatcactcctgggaggagtTTGAagaatatggggtgccaggaattgaacttgggtcagctatgtgcaaggcaagtgccttaaccactggactgtctttctggcccacaAAGAGACCCTTAATTGTCATCTATCCCTCCCATCAACCCTTGAGGTAAGCAGGCAGTTCTGAATGAGCGAATTCCCTCCTTTCATGGAATAAGGAGAACCAGAGAGGGCAAAGAACATGCCAAGAGTAGAGCTGGGGAGGTACTGCCAGCCTCTCTATCTCTACCTCTTTTCCACAATGCACTGGATGCTGGCATCATcagccccattcttttttttttggtcacacccagcgatactcaggggttattcctggctctgcactcaggaattactcccggcagtgcctaggggaccatatggggtgccagggattgaacttgagtcggccacgtgcaaggcaaatgccctacccgctgtgctatcgctccagccccttcagctcCATTCTTGACTATTTCCTAGCCACTGGTGTATGAGTCTCATCCTTGCTCGGAGTCATCTTCCCCTGACACTTTCCTATCTACCCTTCTGCTATCTTTGCAGAGGCTGGGCCTTACCAATGGGCAGAGTGCACCGGCCTGAGGCATTTAGCTCCTCCAGTAAGATGGTCATGATGGGCACCAACTTCTGCTTACTCTCCTCAGTTGACACAAAACTGCTCTCCAGCTGGAAGGGGCATGGACAGCACGGTGGGTATACCCCAGAATGCATGGCTAGCACCCTATCCCTGGTCTGAAACACCTTCCCCAGCTCGGCCTGCCCACCCACTCAAGCCCATCATTTTGTGGACCTCCAGTGTGGTAAGGTAGCCAGCCAGTTTTTTGACAATGGGCTCAAGGGCACAGGTCTTGGCTTGGGCATCACACACGAAGCCTAGGTTGAAGAGCAGGGCATTGCGACTGTACTTCTTGTGCTCAATGCATACTGGGCAGCCAATGAGTTTCTTCTCCATGGCTGTGCTAGATGGGGTGAAAAGACACAAACAGTTAATTCCTCTAGTCTCCAGGCCTACACACTCTTCCTGTGAACCCCTCCATCCTCTCCCGTTCAAGGGTCTCACACAGTGATAAGCTTATTCTGCAGCTCTGGCTTGGTGATAATGTACACCTGGACCGTGTCAAACAACTCCCGGGAGATGAAATCCTCAGGGACCTGGAGAAGGGAGCAGAATGGTAAGAGGCGCCTTAGAACTGTTTCTCAACCTTTATCCAACTGTGGCCCTTCCAACCTTGTTCCCTTCCTGTGACTCCCCACAGCCTACTCTCTGGCCCCCTAGTCTTGTGCCCTAAATGCTTCATTTATCTGATTTCACCTGTGGTCCCTTGGAATATCTTGTGGTTGAGATTTGAAAAACACTATTTCAGTGGACCTTGGACCTGAAGAGTCAGGGTGACCTAAAAGCAGAAAACTGCTTCTCctgactttcttctttcctctaggctactgttgttgttgttgttattattattaggctattgggccacacccggtggtgccttactcctggctctgagctcagcaattacttctggtggtgctcgggataccatatgagatgctggggatggaacctgggtcagctgggtgtaaggcaaacaccctacccgctatactatctcttcgacCCTATCAGGgctattactcttttttttttttttctttttgggtcatacctggccatgcacaggggttactcctggctctgcactcaggaattacccctggccgtgctcaggggaccatatgggatgctgggatttgaacccgggtcggctgcgtgcaaggcaaatgccctacccgctgtgctatctctccagccacagggctattactctttttttttttttcttcttgggtcacacccagcgatgctcaggggttgctcctggctttgcactcaggaattactcctggcagtgcttgggggaccatatgggatgccggggatcgaacccgggtcggccgcgtgcaaggcaaacgccctacccgctatcgctccggcccgccaGGGCTATTACTCTTGAccgtagggggtgctggggattgaaccctggtcagccatgccaagcaaacgccctactgctgtattctctctttccagcccctgcctctattGTTGTTTCCAGTCATTGGCTATGTTTTTATCTGTCTCCTGGCTTTTGCCTATATACCATACCCCCCAGCTCTACTCTCTCACCTAAATTCCTGTGCATCCAGAGTGGATCGTCCACTGTggcctctctgctctcctctgccctccaagTCCTGATTTCCCGCTATCACTACCCGTGTGATGACTGTCTACTCCAATGCCCCGGGAGCCAGGGGCCAGCATTTGAGTATCCTCTCCGAGACTGTCTGCGAACGAGTGGCGTGCCGGCATGCCTGCGTGCAGCACGGGGATCCACACCGCCTCCCCGCGAACCTGGGTGGTACCTGATAGGTGATCTTGGGTCCCAGCGTGGGGTGGAATTCGCTGAAGAAAATACATTCGATGCGGCAGCCGCTGCCCATGGCTCGAACGGGGCGAGAATGGGCAGCCCCTAGGTGCCCAGATCCTGGAAACACACCTGTCAGAAGCAGCCCAAAGCCCTGGGTCTGGGTATCGCGCAGGCCTGCGCGCTCCTGCACACGAGCGGCGAGCTGCTCACGGGCGCCTGCGCAGTGCGGCTCAGAGGTGTGGCTGAGGGTGGGTGGGGTTCATCCAGGAAGTCCCGGGCGGGTACGTCGCACCCGGAAGTGAGGAGACGGAGCCGTGGCGCGCACGGCCGGCCCCGGAATATCCCGTTTTCTCGGGAAGAAGTCACTGCGGACGGCCGGTGTTGCAGGTGAGGCAGACTGGTCCCTAGCGGTAGAGGCTGCATGAGAGCCGCACAGGAGGGTGCTGTGCGCAAATGCATTCACGCTATCGTACGGATGCAGCCTGGAACTACAACTCCCCTAGTGCTCCATATCCTTCCTGCTGGCGCTCTTGGCAGGAGACGGCGTGGTGCACTCTGGTATCTGTAGTCTTAATGCACGGTCTTGCGCATCCTACCTGGAAGGTGggtcagtgatcatttccagttcgCATATGGGTACATGCTGATAGGCCACCGATCACGGCTGCTTTATAGTAACTACTCCTGGTACTCGTCTTGATACTTTTCCTCTCTACTTTATTTTCTACCTTAATTTCTTGGAAGAGGCTGATATTCCTGTCTAGCCCTTTCTCCAGTGAGGAACTGACAGGCGTACCTGAGACTCTTGCCCACTCTGTCATGTTTCCAGGCTACAGGTACCGGCCTGGATGACCATGGCCCTTTCTCTGGAGACCGAATCACACATCTACAGAGTTCTACGCACTGCCTCTGGAGCTGCTGCCCACCTTGTGGCCTTGGGCTTCACCATCTTTGTGACTGTGCTTGCCAGACCTGGCTCCAGTAAGTAAAATTCATGGTTGGCGTCTGGGAAGAAAAATTACGCTTTTTCTGGGCAGCAAGGGCAATAGGAATCCTTGTATCCGTCTTCTGAACAGACCTGGGTGACTGGGCATGAATGAGCCACAGAATGCTGGAGGGATAAGTAGGACGGAGCAGGTGGATATGGGAGCTCTGCCAACTTGGCCATGCCCCAGAGCACCTGGATTCTTTGTCTTGGTGCTTTAGTTGACTGCCTTTGCAGTGTGCTGCAGAAAGGAAGGAGGACTGATAGAAAAGTGGCAAAGCATGGCCTTCTCCCTAATCCAGGGAGAAACTGGGAAGAGATGATAGGTATTGGGTCACCTTGCAACAAGAGGTGGCTCACAATCTAGCAACACTGCTTTGGGCCATGAACTGCCATTCCCTTTAGCCTGTCAGGGATGGTGTGGCTAGCTGGGTTCTTCTTGCTTCAGCCCCACAAAGCCTCCTCTTCTCATTCCAGGTTTGTTCTCCTGGCACCCTGTGCTTATGTCTCTGGCTGTAAGTAGTGGGTCTGACCAGATCTtaggggagatgggggaggtagtATAGGTATGGGCAGTGGCCCTAAGGCCTTTTAATCCTTACACTTAGTATCTGTTGGAATGGGATATGGGATTGGAGCAATTGCCTGTGTCATCTCTTGCCCAACTCCATCTCTGCCTTGAACACCGGAATGTTTAAGACCAAGTACAAATTGGTTGAGCTCATCTTAAGCACAAAATGAGGCTTCACTCACCTCTGGGCAGGAAGCTTAGGAATGCATTTGGGTGATGGGTTGGAGGACAATGGGCtgaaagcatgctttgcatgtaggaagcctggcactgcatggttccctgagtacttctgggtaatCCCCATCTAGCCACCCaccagaactgggagtagccctctGCGCCATGaacaggtatgatccaaaacaagaaaaaaggaaaaaaaggaatgcGTCTGGGTGAATGTGTCCCTTTATACCTTAATCTACAGTGACACATCTAGTTTTCCCTGAAACAGTACACCTATGCAGCTAGTGCTTGCCAAGAAACTGTATCCATTCTGTGTCAAAGAAACAGAACTTGTGAATCATTTATAACAGTCACATCTCAAACCTTGTGTGCCGGGTAGCAGAGAGATAGCATTTTAGAAAAGCATCCAGGAAGAAGCTTGGAGAGGCACCTTGCTGGTTCCTCATGCTGGATGTTCTACCCAGATGGAGTTCTCCAGGCTTGCCCTTCATAATGGATGCTGTTAGCAATGGTGAGAGAGGATGAAGAAGGGGACTGCTAGCATTGACTGGCAGCTTGTTATCTAAATCCCTCTTCTCCTCATTTTGTGTCCCATTCCTGTCTTCCCAGTTCTCTTTCCTGATGACCGAGGCCCTGCTGGTATTCTCTCCTGAGAGTTCGCTGCTGCGCTCCCTCTCGCGGAAGGGCCGGACACGCTGTCACTGGGTACTGCAGCTGCTGGCCCTGATGtgtgcactgctgggtctgggccTCGTCATCCTCCACAAGGAACAGCTGGGCAAAGCCCACTTGGCCACATGGCACGGGCAGGCTGGGCTGTTAGCTGTGCTGTGGGCcgggctgcagtgctcaggtggggTGGGTCTACTCTACCCCAAACTGTTGCCCCGATGGCCCCTGGCCAAGCTTAAGCTGTATCATGCCACTTCTGGTCTAGTGTGCTACCTCTTGGGTAGTGCCAGCCTTTTGTTGGGCATGTGTTCACTCTGGTTCACTGCCACAGTCACTGGTGGGTTCtggtacctggctgtgctctgcccCATTATCACAAGCTTAGTCATCATGAACCAGGTGAGCAATGCCTACTTGTACCGCAAAAGGATCCAGCCATAAGCTCATCCCAATTTGGGGGAATCCTGGGTTTGCTCCAGCTGGGCTGGACTCTCTCAGTTGACCAGGTCATGGGGCCACCTCAGGCACTGGAGCAATCAGAGTAGGAGGAGTCCTGTGTGCAACGTCTTGcttgctccctccccaccccccatgagtgtgtcccctttcctctcctttctgagGAGAATATATATGAATTATGTCTGGATAAAGCTGGGGTTGTAAGACTGCCTCCCCAGAAACTCAATTCACACTTGTATGTCCAGAAATTacaggagaagagaaaagtaaaataaatgactgAAAAGACTAACTGGGAGGCAGAGCCCAGAGTTGAGGGTAGTTCTTGCAGCTGCTGTCAGCACGAAATGTTGGGCAGCTGGGTAAGATGGGCACCCCTTGTCCCGGATTGCTCACTGACGAGCATGCAGGCCCTAGGTTGTCACTGAAAGGAACAGCTGTGTCCTGTAAGTCTCCCACCTGCCTGCTATGCTGGAGTCTCCAGACTGGTGGTCAGGTTTGAAAAATGCCTGGCTGGGAGCTGGGGACGGGCTGTCCTCCTAAGCGTCATGCACCGAGCGCTCTGCCTCTGAGGTAGGCCGAGGATAAGACCAGTTCCTGGGTTGGGGAGGAAGCTCAGCCACTGAACAGTTACTTTTTACTAGGCTTCATCCTTAGTCCCCCAAAAGGGCTTTGATAGAGGCTTGAAGAGAGTAGGGCAgctaaggcatttcccttgcatgcagctaattaagtttgatccctggcaccccatgtagtctcttgagcctaccaggagtgaatccaGGAGTtttcaggagttagccctgaaaactgctggatgggcccaaaaccaaatgaaaaaaaaaaaaaaaggctttgatAAGAACCCCTTAATCGTTAGTCTGTGACCAGGGCCTCCCTTGACCGGGGAATGGAGGGAAGAATACAAGTGAGGCTGACGTGGCAGCTCTGGAGGATGTTGGCAGTGGGCATAGAGTTAACGATGGGAGCAGTGGACATGGATTGCTGTCCTAGTTGGAATTGCCCTAGGGAGGGACCAAGCCCTCGAAGTGGAAACACCCCCAAGCTGAGCAAGGTAAGGGGGCTGCACGAGGTGGTCTTACAGAGCCGAGGAGCCATACCTCAAAGAACTGCTTTATTGATACTGCGAGGCTGGGCGTGGCTGCCCGATCAAGTGGTCCTGTAGAAAATACCTGGGGACCGTGGCTGCTCTGGCCCAGAAGCAGTCACCGCCCCAGTCCAGGGAATCAAATCTTGATGTGAACATAGTCTTTCTGGGGTGGGCAGGGATGCAcaactcagggcttgctcctgcttcGCCACAATATGTCGTTTTTCTTTTGGCAATTTCCTGCCCTGGCTCTAGGGCTCTCGGCAACCAGTCTCAGATGTGAAGGCTGACTTGGGAGTTGTGGCACCTGTGTCCCTTGTTTGGGGCTGCCTGCTGGAATACAGTCTTACCTCAGATGGCCTGGGACTGTCTGATGCCTTAGAAATCCCGTTCCTGGCATAGTGGTTGACTGAGTTGGAACCAGGTAACAAGAATCCTGGGTAGTGTTGGCAAGAAACAGAAGGCCATAAAGATCTCCAGTGggccttcttccctctcctcagaGCGCTTGGAGCTCCGGAGTAGTGGAGAGGGGGTCAAGGGGAGCATGGGCGAAGAGGCGTTACACTTGAGGTGGTCTGGAGTTACAGCTTTTGGGGAGCTGCCTCAAAGGTGATTAGGCTGGATTCTGGGAGAGCCCCCTTTCCTGGTAGTGTGGGAGCCTTGTCTGAAGGCAGCGAGTTCTCCACCTTGGCCCCAGCCTCCTCTTCGTCATCATCCATGCTGGGCCAGACAGACTGGTCTTCCACTCTCTTCAGCCGCTCATTCAGGGCCTTCAGGGCCAGTTGCCTGGTCAAAGGAAAGAGGGCAGGTCATTCTGGGTCTGGACTAGGCCCCTGCCCTGGCTATCTCAGGAAACTGACACCCGTTCCTGCTCAGGCTTCCTGTATTCCTCTCTCCATGCAGGCTCCGGGCTCACAGAGATATGGACCCACTTTATCATCAGAATGAGGACTCAAAGGCTAAAGCCTTCACTTTGTAACTGGGGTACCAACAGATGGGAAAGGCCAGTTTGGGATATGCCAGGCCACCCACCTGGCAGCCCAAGGATTGAGTCTGAGAGTGGTACTTCAGAGTGGGCAGAACTAGTGTTCTGGGCAGATGGGTGGCAGGGCAAACCCTTGgacatggctctctgcttgggCAACTGACACCATACCCAAGGAGAGGGTTGTTGCTCCCCTCTCTTTATTAGGATGTCTTGAATCTCTTGACATGGCTGTGTGGGGAAAGCTGAAATTCAAACACCTGCCTCAGCTCTCAGCCTGGGAAACAGGCCAGCCTGGGCTGCCCACCCCTACTACCTGACTGTTAATATTCTTCCTCCCAGAACTACCAGGACCACAGCAGACTGCAGGGTCATACTTAGCCTTTGTAGGAAGAGATGAAGGAAAAATcgccagtgggtagggcatggtCCAGAACTTAAGCCTTCTGGCTCCAAAGGGCAACCCTTGAGGGTTTGGCTAAAGAGCCATGGAAGACTCTTGCTGCCAGCGATAGCTTCTGGTACCACTACTGCGGCTCCTTGATGCCTCAGTGTGGAGACCGCCTGCAGAGGTTTCCAGATCCGCCAACATCTCCATCATGCCAGGGTGTGTGACAAGAAAGGTAACAAGGACACAGGTGCAGAAAGCCCCAGCATATTTCCAACCTGTCCTTTAGCGTGACACACAGCAAGTTGGCAGTCagaatgttttttttcccctactgCTACCGACCCAGACACCTGCCCCATGGAATCCCTTCCCTTGTCAGTTCTCTTAAAATGCCGAAGCAGTGGCCTGTTAATGACTTCCTTATAAGGGTCAAGGATGGGAAACTGCTTCCTTCTACTCAGAACCATTAGGGTATGGGAGCTGTAtgcagcacacacatgcacacacacacacacacctgccccatCCCATCCACCTGTTAATTTCCTTTGATCTAGGAAAGGATATTGTGAATGTCAGCCAGTCCTAACAATCCAAGAACTCTCATTGATAGGGTACACTGTCAATGAACTCTGGCTAACTCCACTTAAGTGTTTTGAGGGCAGTTGGTATAAAAGCTAACTCCCTGTCTCCATCTCCACCAGATAAGgttaagactttttatttttaattttaggatttATTAGCCAGAGACAAATATAGGCTATAGAATTAGGCCCTGGCACTTGGGTgacatgtgtattttttttttttttggtttttgggtcacacccggcgatgcacaggggttactcctggctcttcactcaggaattacccctggcggtgctcaggggaccatatgggatgctgggattagaacccgggtcggcagcgtgcaaggcaaatgccctacccgctgtgctatcgctccagcccctgacatgtGTATCTTTGACACCCACCAATCTTGAACCACAGTAATCTGTCATCCTTTCCAGCTAGAAACTATGAACAGTGGGACATGGAGCTTGGAAAACAACTCAAAGGCATGGAACACAGACCTGGCATGCAGGGGATCTCAGGTCTGATGTGGCACTGCCTggcctcccaagcattgccaggtatatcCATGGTgaaccccaaaataaaagggaTTGTCCCCAACCCCACAGCCCACTGGAGGGCAAACAGAGGGCTAACTTCAGAATTCATTAAGTGACCTGCCAAGAACTTGTTCCTTAGATGAGCAAAAGCAGAGCTTTGACAAGGTGCCCGTTTTAGATTTCAATATTCAATTAAACACACACAACTCCCCCTTCAAGAAGACAGGAAATGGACCTACTGTCACTCTAACTCTACAGAGCTGAgctagcttaaaaaaaaaaaaaatttgtcttgCCCTGGCCAAGGTGTATCCAGTGAATAATTCAGCCAGGTTGCCGGATGGTTTGGTTTACAGATAACAGAAAGGTGGTTTCTACCCCAAGGTGTGGTCAGCAGATTCCCTCAATCCTGTGTCCTGGTTTTGGGGTACATAAACTCCGCGTGGTGGCTAACCCTAGTAGTACCCAAGCTTTACTCTCAGTAAGAGGCAGAGAAATACAACATCTAAACTGAGGCACTTGGAAACTGGGGTACTCCAGACGGCGTCTAAAGGTTTCCAAGTCTCTGTCTAAACGTTTCCAAGTCTCCTCTGCTGTCCCTTCCCTATTGGGGTGTAAAGGTTCAGCAGGTGGTTTCTGGCTACCACAAGATTAGGCTCTAGGATCCCAGTGGTGTGAGAAAAGGTCAGGGTTATGTGCCATGCTTCCTTTTGGTCTCTCAAAAAGCATCAAAGGAAACTGGGCACTCTGAGATGTCTTAAGTCGCCTGGGCACAGGAAGGCAACTTTCACTTCCTAGTGTTGGAAAATACTAAATGCTGTGTTTCTCAAAGACACTAACCGGACTTGATCTCTTTCTGAATCTGCCCAACACCTGAACCCTGGCTGCCTGCCACCTATGCACGGCAAGCATCTCAACTGCTGGAATGTGCCTCGAACAAGCAACACTCTCCTAGCTTGACAAGGATGCATGAGATTCCACAGTACCTTCTCCGCTCTGCGTCCTGAGGGTCTGTGCCTGGGAGGCTGATGGTGATGGAGGACGGGGCGCCCACATCATAGCGCTTCACTGTCTTCTGGCAGAGCTTCACCTTCACCAGGAGCCCATGCACCAAGTTCGCCAACAGCCCCACCACGGGCTGCAGGATCTCAGGGAAGAAGGTGGCAAATGCAAAGTGGTCAGCCATGTCCCCTCGGCCCCGGCTATGGCGCTGGTAGAAGCGTAGATACACCCAGCTGGACAGCACCCCGAAGCCGTATgaggccagggctgggctctgaAGCAGAGTGGCTAGccgcaacagcagcagcagccccagcagcagcaTGGGCACCACACTGACCCGCACCTGGGGCACTCGCAGGACCACGCAATCCCCCATGGTTTGCTTGAGTGCCACTAGGACTCCCCCAAGGAAGCCCAGGGCACCGTGGATGCGGATAGTGAAAAGGTAGACCAGGTTGAAGGAAGCCATGTAGGTGAGGAGGTAGGCAaaggcccccagcagccccacagATACATTCACCACCGAGAAGAAGATGAGCAGCTCCAAGGCCCCCCAGAGAGGCTCCAGCAAACGTCCTGCCACCACCACTGTGGCCAGGCTGATGGCCACATCCCACACGTGCTGCTCCATCAGCCCATGGGTGGCCAGGGTCCAGATCCAGAAGTTGGGTGGAAAGAGGTAGCCTGGGGTGACCGCCAGGCAGCCTGTGTCCACGGCGAAGGACAGCAGGTAGAGGACTAGTACCGCAGCGCACAGGGCTTTCACCACCACGCTGGCGCTGGCCAGGATGGCCCCCAAGTGCTGGCGAGCGCCCGGCAAGGCGCGCTGCATCTTCCCGGCGGAGTCGACTTGCGGGAAGGGTTTAGTGGGCTCGGGGCCTCCCCGGGGCCTTGTTCCAGTCCGGCCCCGTCGGGAGGCCCGGGCTCGGCCTAGTCACTGGCCTATGGCCCCGGTGAAGGCTCCACTTCCGGTTGGGGCGGCTCCAGTCACACGGGGCCGAGTGTGGTCGCGGGGCCCGAGGTTGGCCCCTCACGGGGACCTGAAAGAAGGCCCGAGGCGGCTTCAGCACGCCTGCCTGCCCGCCCTGTGGCCCCCCGCCGACCGGGCTGGCGCTGATctcaggacttggcctcctccatcCGCTCCGGGGCCTGCAATCCGCGCGGGTACGGAGCCGAGTTTGGGGGCTGAGTCAATCCTAGCCAGCTCCGGATCTGGGTCTTGGGCTTGGCTACGACCCgtacctcctcccctctcaggcGCCGACAAACAGCGGCGCTGCGCCTGCGCGTCCCAGGAGGCGGTGGGCGCAGGTCTTCCGGCTCCGCGGCATGCTGGGACACGCAGTCCCAGGCCGAAGCTGGGTTCCAAGCCGAACTACAAGGCCCAGGGGGCTGTGCGCCCGCGCCATGCCTGGCGATGACAGCGGTACTAGGCGGGTGTGCGTGGGAGTTGTAGTTCTCAGGAGTGTTTCCGCCGGGAGGGTTCTCGGATGGGAACACCGAGCTGCTGGGGTGCCACTAGCCGGGAGATGCTTCACAGAGGTAGCACGGCCTCCTCCGCGCACACGCTTGCTGATTCTCCGGGAAAGAGTGGCACTCCTTAAGTATGAGCAACTGAGTAGGTGTTTCCTTGAGGTCAGTTGTGTGGTAAGAATATTGCCTGGTTCTGGTGCGCTTACTCTTGGAATTTACAaatttgggttatacctggctcatATTGTATGGGGTGTGCCAGGTCTAACCAAATTGGAAATTTTGCGTGGCTGTTTGGTAACATCGGCCAAGTCCTGaactttctgttattttatttatttatttatttgctttttgggtcacacctggcgatgccgggggttactcctggctctgcacccaggaattacccctggcggtgctcaggggaccatatgggatactgggaatcgaacccgggtcagccgcgtgcaaggcaaacgccctacccgctgtgctattgctccaggccctctgttgttattttattttattttggggccacacctggcagtgctcaggccttccttctggctctgtgctcagggatcactcctggtggtgctcatggcgctgggaattaaacctgggttggccgcatgcaggacaagccccttccctctgtactatgtctctggcctagtttctgaacttttttgaaattcaaatggaGATGACAGAATCTACTATGAGAACCAAAAGGGGTTAAGATGTAAAATCAATCGAGCCTGGATACTCAGCGCAGGCTGCCCATGTTGCAAGTATAGTGAaggaactagagagataatacagcaggtaaggcacttgccttattcgaagctgacctggattcaatcccagacatTGAGTATGGtccccacaagaagtgatccctgagcacatagccagggttaaaccctgagtattgccagatccaaaataaaaacaaaaaaatataactgGATGTATTTTATCTTGGCATCTCTATACCAAGACCTCTGGAACTATGTTGAGGCAGGGGAACTTTTAGGGGATATTAGTTAGGTTTTGTTCTGTGGTCAACTCCTGTGGAGTTGTGAAGAAAGAGAGGTGTCAATGCCAAGGCCTGGGATACCTTCTGCTTTTTAGTATTTAAGATTCCCCCAGCCACAAGCCAActcatttctgaaatattttggggggtggagaggggtttGAGCCACATGCAGTCctcctcaggggctattcttggcagtgcttgagggaccatataatatgaacaggggtcagctgcatgtaaggcaaatgctttaacacCTCAATTATCTTTCCAGACTTCATTTCTGAAATTGTTGCTAATTTCCTGCCCTTCTCATATGGGGAGAAAGGATTTCTCAGTTTTTCCCCATCTGCATAGGAGTCTTATTTCTCTCATCTGTGGTATGGAGTTAAACTAGTATCCAAATCAAAGATTGTGCTGAAGACTGCTGGCTGCTCACCAGGTGAATGCAGAGTGTATACTGTATGAAGAGAACAAGTGGCAGTAGCACCAGGAAACCAGCTCTAGTGGTTCTAAattccaacaaacaaaaacatgtgctcaagccctttgagctatctcttggttcctctcccctctcttcttttcttcatccatCTGGCTTTGATTAAGAgtactttttctgtttctttttggaccacacgtaacagtgctcagggctgactcctgacttgtgtgcagggatcactctttgtggagctcgagggatcatatatggtgctgggggtcaaattctggttggccatgtgcaaggcaagcatcccacatgtactatcacttcagccccatgaaattttcatttacttttttttgaggggggatcatacccgggcaatgctcaggggttactgctggctctgcactcaggagttactcctggcagtgctgggagaccatatggggtgctggggatcgaacctaggttgactgcgtgcaaggcaaacatcctaccctctgtactattgttctggccac from Sorex araneus isolate mSorAra2 chromosome 4, mSorAra2.pri, whole genome shotgun sequence includes these protein-coding regions:
- the LOC101558357 gene encoding transmembrane reductase CYB561D2 isoform X4, giving the protein MTEALLVFSPESSLLRSLSRKGRTRCHWVLQLLALMCALLGLGLVILHKEQLGKAHLATWHGQAGLLAVLWAGLQCSGGVGLLYPKLLPRWPLAKLKLYHATSGLVCYLLGSASLLLGMCSLWFTATVTGGFWYLAVLCPIITSLVIMNQVSNAYLYRKRIQP
- the TMEM115 gene encoding transmembrane protein 115, with protein sequence MQRALPGARQHLGAILASASVVVKALCAAVLVLYLLSFAVDTGCLAVTPGYLFPPNFWIWTLATHGLMEQHVWDVAISLATVVVAGRLLEPLWGALELLIFFSVVNVSVGLLGAFAYLLTYMASFNLVYLFTIRIHGALGFLGGVLVALKQTMGDCVVLRVPQVRVSVVPMLLLGLLLLLRLATLLQSPALASYGFGVLSSWVYLRFYQRHSRGRGDMADHFAFATFFPEILQPVVGLLANLVHGLLVKVKLCQKTVKRYDVGAPSSITISLPGTDPQDAERRRQLALKALNERLKRVEDQSVWPSMDDDEEEAGAKVENSLPSDKAPTLPGKGALPESSLITFEAAPQKL
- the LOC101558357 gene encoding transmembrane reductase CYB561D2 isoform X2; this translates as MTMALSLETESHIYRVLRTASGAAAHLVALGFTIFVTVLARPGSSLFSWHPVLMSLAFSFLMTEALLVFSPESSLLRSLSRKGRTRCHWVLQLLALMCALLGLGLVILHKEQLGKAHLATWHGQAGLLAVLWAGLQCSGGVGLLYPKLLPRWPLAKLKLYHATSGLVCYLLGSASLLLGMCSLWFTATVTGGFWYLAVLCPIITSLVIMNQVSNAYLYRKRIQP
- the LOC101558357 gene encoding transmembrane reductase CYB561D2 isoform X1, with translation MLIGHRSRLLYSNYSWLQVPAWMTMALSLETESHIYRVLRTASGAAAHLVALGFTIFVTVLARPGSSLFSWHPVLMSLAFSFLMTEALLVFSPESSLLRSLSRKGRTRCHWVLQLLALMCALLGLGLVILHKEQLGKAHLATWHGQAGLLAVLWAGLQCSGGVGLLYPKLLPRWPLAKLKLYHATSGLVCYLLGSASLLLGMCSLWFTATVTGGFWYLAVLCPIITSLVIMNQVSNAYLYRKRIQP
- the LOC101558357 gene encoding transmembrane reductase CYB561D2 isoform X3; translated protein: MLLAMFSFLMTEALLVFSPESSLLRSLSRKGRTRCHWVLQLLALMCALLGLGLVILHKEQLGKAHLATWHGQAGLLAVLWAGLQCSGGVGLLYPKLLPRWPLAKLKLYHATSGLVCYLLGSASLLLGMCSLWFTATVTGGFWYLAVLCPIITSLVIMNQVSNAYLYRKRIQP